Proteins encoded in a region of the Bombiscardovia apis genome:
- a CDS encoding ABC transporter substrate-binding protein gives MKETRKRLKPSLVFVIALVVLSLIAALIWPVVNRWQHTKAEEAGGTVRIGARQAPASLDIRTETSKAVSQALLGNVYQTVVSLDEHGKVTPGLATSWEHSSDGLTYTFQLRSGETFEDGSPVDSSAVLWSMQQVIENKYPGYETFDNLAKVTNPSGSELVIDLKSPDSRLPYQLATRLGIVYNRGAKVDYSRQSAGSGPYVVDSFKPGEELVLSKSKSYQGPHKAKSAKIIFSYADQSKDQVQQVASGKLDLAVDLSAQEAVAAKGIGSGFTLSTGLSDENLVLAINNSQSAITSDDRFRQAIRYGIDRQAIANSAEGTAKALTGPLNELSVGYDANYAPFQYDVNKASSLASYFNPSFYGGHLRLVYEDSLGQAIGDEIRDQLGKANIPVEVTMLNHDDFQDRVVNKHDYELTLLTMSNADVDQFANPSSTMLFDDPECQQLFRMVTGAKSDDDFAAQLKQYAQTISEKCASAWLTQKTPINASSSKVKGFVDNMSDSYLPAWNLTAN, from the coding sequence ATGAAGGAAACTCGCAAACGTCTCAAACCAAGTTTGGTCTTCGTTATTGCCTTGGTAGTGCTCAGTTTGATTGCGGCACTGATTTGGCCCGTAGTCAACCGCTGGCAGCACACCAAAGCAGAAGAGGCAGGCGGTACCGTTCGCATCGGTGCCCGCCAGGCTCCGGCCTCGCTTGACATTCGTACGGAAACCAGCAAGGCAGTCAGCCAAGCTCTGCTGGGCAACGTGTACCAGACAGTAGTGAGTTTAGACGAGCACGGCAAGGTAACTCCTGGCCTGGCCACCAGCTGGGAGCACTCTAGCGATGGCCTGACTTACACCTTCCAATTGCGCTCTGGAGAAACCTTTGAAGACGGTAGCCCGGTTGATTCCAGCGCCGTGCTCTGGTCCATGCAACAGGTGATTGAAAACAAATATCCTGGCTATGAGACCTTCGACAACTTGGCAAAAGTGACCAATCCTTCAGGCAGCGAATTGGTCATTGATTTGAAAAGCCCAGATTCGCGATTGCCTTATCAGTTGGCCACCCGATTAGGCATTGTCTATAATCGCGGGGCAAAAGTCGATTATTCTAGGCAGTCAGCGGGCTCCGGCCCCTATGTGGTGGACTCCTTTAAGCCCGGCGAAGAGCTCGTCTTAAGCAAAAGTAAGAGCTATCAAGGCCCCCACAAGGCCAAAAGCGCCAAGATTATCTTCTCCTATGCAGACCAGTCAAAAGACCAGGTCCAGCAGGTTGCCTCCGGTAAGCTAGACCTTGCCGTTGATTTAAGCGCCCAAGAAGCTGTCGCCGCCAAAGGTATTGGCTCGGGGTTCACTCTTTCGACTGGCTTGAGCGATGAAAATCTAGTCTTGGCCATCAACAATTCTCAGTCTGCCATCACCTCAGATGACCGCTTTAGGCAGGCCATCCGCTACGGAATCGACCGCCAGGCCATCGCCAACTCAGCCGAGGGCACTGCTAAGGCGCTCACCGGCCCTTTGAACGAGCTGAGCGTGGGATACGATGCCAACTATGCGCCCTTCCAATACGATGTGAACAAGGCCTCTTCTTTAGCCTCCTACTTCAATCCTTCCTTCTACGGCGGCCACTTGCGCTTAGTATACGAGGATTCGCTGGGGCAGGCCATTGGAGACGAAATTCGAGACCAGCTGGGCAAGGCTAACATTCCGGTCGAAGTAACCATGCTCAATCATGACGATTTCCAAGATCGGGTAGTCAACAAGCATGATTATGAGTTGACTCTACTTACTATGAGCAATGCGGATGTGGACCAGTTCGCCAATCCCAGCTCTACCATGCTCTTTGACGACCCGGAATGCCAGCAGCTCTTCCGCATGGTGACCGGAGCCAAGTCTGACGATGATTTCGCCGCCCAGCTCAAGCAGTATGCACAGACGATTTCCGAGAAGTGCGCCTCCGCTTGGCTGACACAGAAGACGCCAATCAACGCCTCCTCATCTAAGGTCAAAGGATTCGTCGACAATATGAGCGACTCCTACCTACCTGCTTGGAATCTTACGGCAAACTAG
- a CDS encoding inorganic diphosphatase, whose product MAETFDVLVEIPRGSRNKYEVDHETGRIMLDRTLFTSMGYPDDYGYIENTLGEDGDPLDALVMLPNSVFPGCVVECRAVGLYHMVDEAGGDDKVLCVPADVRFDDIKDIDDVSEFHKAEIKHFFEQYKALEPGKEVMPGDYWTNAEAAEKEIVAARKRLADQH is encoded by the coding sequence ATGGCAGAAACATTCGACGTACTGGTGGAGATTCCTCGCGGCTCCCGCAACAAGTACGAGGTGGACCACGAAACCGGCCGCATTATGCTCGACCGCACGCTCTTCACTTCGATGGGCTACCCCGATGATTACGGCTACATCGAGAACACCTTGGGCGAAGACGGCGATCCGCTCGACGCTCTGGTTATGCTGCCCAACTCCGTCTTCCCCGGCTGCGTAGTTGAGTGCCGCGCAGTAGGCCTGTATCACATGGTGGACGAGGCCGGCGGCGACGACAAAGTCTTGTGCGTACCTGCCGACGTGCGTTTCGACGACATCAAGGACATTGACGATGTCTCCGAATTCCACAAGGCTGAGATCAAGCACTTCTTCGAGCAGTACAAGGCCTTGGAACCCGGCAAGGAAGTTATGCCCGGCGATTACTGGACCAATGCCGAGGCCGCCGAGAAGGAAATCGTCGCAGCCCGCAAGCGTCTAGCCGACCAGCACTAA
- a CDS encoding ArgE/DapE family deacylase, translating to MTEQEKMDILRKLVAFKSINGHELPVAQYIKSLFDAEGIESEILPFDDDRANMVATIGSGEPVLAISGHMDVVDVNMNNWHTDPFVLTEAEDGDTYYGRGSTDMKSGLAAMIISMIELKRENTPLKGTLKFLVTAGEEVGQPGAERLTSEGYMKGVDALIIGEPSGYAGVYANKGELDLKIKVKGRAAHSSMPAMGINAVEALLEVLDQIKDEMHQRMDGVTNPVLGGTVFNIDTIHGGNQVNAIPADAEAEINIRIIPELDNETILSIVNGVIDRFNASSKAQVSMDVDMDIIPIIGDKNCRLVKLAQEIAPDHMSQFPLSDKELEQARATAKMMGFEYVPNQLPVIGVSGGTDASKFLIDQPNGFSYLTFGPGSNTPHQDNEWVSKAMYLDFINIYKELISQYLA from the coding sequence ATGACAGAACAAGAAAAGATGGACATCCTACGCAAGCTGGTTGCTTTTAAGTCCATAAACGGCCACGAACTGCCAGTAGCGCAATATATTAAGTCACTCTTTGACGCCGAGGGCATTGAATCTGAGATTCTTCCCTTCGACGATGACCGCGCGAATATGGTGGCCACTATCGGCTCCGGCGAGCCAGTTCTTGCTATTTCTGGGCACATGGATGTAGTTGATGTCAATATGAACAATTGGCACACCGACCCCTTCGTACTCACGGAGGCAGAAGATGGCGACACCTACTACGGGCGCGGTTCTACCGATATGAAGAGCGGCTTGGCGGCCATGATTATCTCCATGATTGAGCTCAAGCGTGAGAACACTCCTCTTAAAGGCACGCTCAAATTCCTCGTGACCGCAGGAGAAGAGGTAGGCCAGCCGGGCGCCGAGCGCTTGACCAGCGAGGGCTACATGAAGGGCGTGGATGCGCTCATTATTGGCGAGCCTTCCGGATATGCGGGCGTGTACGCCAACAAGGGCGAGCTCGATCTCAAGATTAAGGTCAAGGGCCGCGCTGCTCACAGCTCTATGCCTGCAATGGGCATTAACGCAGTCGAAGCCCTGCTTGAGGTCTTGGACCAGATTAAAGACGAGATGCACCAGAGAATGGATGGGGTAACGAACCCGGTCTTGGGCGGCACAGTCTTCAACATCGACACCATCCACGGCGGCAATCAGGTCAACGCTATTCCTGCCGATGCTGAGGCCGAAATTAATATTCGCATTATTCCTGAGCTCGACAACGAGACCATTCTCTCCATCGTGAACGGCGTAATTGACCGCTTTAACGCCTCCTCCAAGGCCCAAGTAAGCATGGATGTCGACATGGACATCATCCCCATTATTGGCGATAAGAATTGCCGTTTGGTCAAGCTCGCACAAGAGATTGCTCCGGACCACATGAGCCAGTTCCCACTCTCCGACAAGGAACTAGAGCAGGCCCGCGCTACCGCCAAAATGATGGGCTTTGAATACGTGCCCAATCAGCTGCCGGTCATCGGCGTCTCGGGCGGCACGGATGCTTCCAAGTTCCTCATCGACCAGCCCAACGGGTTCTCCTACCTCACTTTCGGGCCCGGTTCCAACACCCCTCACCAAGACAACGAGTGGGTTTCCAAGGCCATGTATCTGGACTTTATCAACATATACAAGGAGCTGATTAGCCAGTATTTGGCATAA
- a CDS encoding winged helix-turn-helix transcriptional regulator, which produces MTDLTLMTLAKDPATVLPALALLSHRVRVLPLDAASLVKMPEDTILFVDACDDLAGAKTICNLLKASGLNIPVILILREGGFTVVNQDWGLADLVVSTASPAEVEARLRLVCERGYQPELPMPMEHAPEQNANGQIRSGDLIVDPTGYTARLRGQPIDLAYKEFELLKYLVQHPSRVFTRAQLLQEVWGYDYYGGTRTVDVHIRRLRAKLGGEYEHVIGTVRNVGYRFDPEEAANAEYAQVQDTPNQSEHNEHERKAEDSHARHSSSQAQAHTQTKSHSKRQTGQGKIAKPHGEQ; this is translated from the coding sequence TTGACGGATTTAACCTTGATGACTTTGGCCAAGGATCCGGCTACAGTGCTGCCTGCCCTGGCCCTGCTCTCGCACCGGGTACGGGTCTTACCCCTTGACGCTGCTTCCTTAGTAAAAATGCCGGAAGATACAATTCTCTTTGTGGACGCTTGCGATGATTTGGCTGGCGCTAAAACTATTTGTAATCTGCTCAAGGCTTCTGGGCTCAACATCCCTGTAATTCTTATCTTGCGCGAAGGCGGGTTCACCGTAGTCAACCAAGATTGGGGATTAGCAGATTTAGTGGTGTCCACGGCCTCACCGGCAGAAGTGGAAGCGCGACTGCGACTGGTTTGTGAACGCGGATACCAACCCGAGCTGCCCATGCCAATGGAACACGCCCCTGAGCAGAATGCGAATGGTCAGATACGCTCTGGAGACTTGATTGTGGACCCAACCGGTTACACGGCCCGACTGCGTGGTCAGCCTATCGACTTGGCGTATAAAGAGTTTGAACTGCTCAAATACTTGGTGCAGCACCCTAGCCGAGTGTTTACGCGCGCTCAGCTCTTGCAGGAAGTGTGGGGCTACGACTATTACGGCGGCACTCGCACCGTCGACGTGCATATTCGTCGGCTCAGGGCCAAGCTCGGTGGCGAATATGAGCATGTAATTGGCACTGTTCGCAATGTGGGCTATCGCTTCGACCCAGAAGAGGCTGCCAATGCTGAATATGCCCAAGTCCAAGATACGCCGAACCAGAGCGAGCATAATGAGCACGAGCGTAAAGCTGAGGATTCCCACGCTCGCCACTCTTCAAGCCAAGCTCAGGCACATACACAGACTAAGTCTCATTCCAAACGGCAGACCGGGCAAGGAAAGATAGCGAAGCCTCATGGCGAGCAATAG
- a CDS encoding DUF421 domain-containing protein, protein MDINFYVDVAAKLVIGLLFITLLINVTGKGNLAPTSTMDQLQNYVLGGIVGGVLYNSSITMAQYIVILLIWSSLILVTRYAKTHIHLVGKYIDGEPTTIIKDGKLLVRNCLKVHLTAKDVDFKLRSGGVSDVNDVQRAIVEQNGSFTIIQKGDKDVRYPIIVDGRTNPDVLELMGRDEDWLNAKLKEQGIKDVSDVFIAKYQNQKLNVVTYSGQ, encoded by the coding sequence ATGGACATCAATTTCTACGTAGATGTGGCCGCCAAACTGGTTATAGGCCTGCTCTTTATTACTCTGCTCATTAATGTTACAGGCAAGGGCAACTTGGCTCCCACCTCAACAATGGACCAATTACAAAACTACGTACTTGGTGGCATTGTGGGCGGCGTGCTCTACAATTCCTCGATTACGATGGCCCAATATATTGTGATTCTACTCATTTGGTCCTCACTCATTCTCGTCACTCGCTATGCCAAGACCCACATTCACTTAGTGGGCAAATACATTGACGGCGAGCCGACCACCATCATCAAAGACGGCAAACTGCTGGTGCGTAACTGCCTAAAAGTGCATCTTACAGCTAAAGATGTGGACTTTAAGCTGCGCAGCGGTGGTGTGAGTGACGTGAACGACGTGCAGCGGGCGATTGTGGAGCAAAACGGCAGCTTTACCATCATTCAAAAAGGTGATAAAGATGTACGCTACCCGATTATTGTAGACGGGCGCACCAATCCAGATGTGCTCGAACTGATGGGGCGCGACGAGGATTGGCTGAATGCCAAGCTCAAGGAGCAGGGTATTAAAGATGTGAGCGATGTATTTATCGCCAAGTACCAGAATCAAAAGCTCAACGTCGTCACGTATTCGGGCCAATAA
- a CDS encoding DUF3290 domain-containing protein, translating into MTFYSYSYLKGGQTNWGIIKIAVISLLALAFLVFIIKYSRNKWDLKYKDLSIILGTLLLLAVAIQYSDFTNLRTASVQSGQLTVVIEKSAKKLDIKPESIAINDTSRNNDMLIKTPKGYYSLVFNGSGSEFLLSKVDLYEPDVTVVGE; encoded by the coding sequence ATGACTTTTTACTCGTACAGCTATTTGAAGGGGGGCCAGACCAACTGGGGCATCATCAAAATTGCGGTGATTTCTCTCTTGGCTCTGGCCTTCTTGGTCTTCATTATTAAATACTCACGCAACAAGTGGGATCTCAAATATAAGGACCTCTCAATTATTTTGGGAACCCTACTCCTACTTGCAGTGGCCATCCAATACAGCGACTTCACCAACCTGCGCACGGCAAGTGTGCAGAGCGGCCAGCTGACAGTAGTTATTGAAAAATCAGCGAAAAAGCTCGACATTAAGCCCGAAAGCATCGCTATTAACGACACTTCGCGCAATAATGACATGCTGATTAAAACGCCAAAGGGCTACTATTCCCTCGTTTTTAATGGCTCAGGTTCAGAGTTTTTGCTGTCAAAAGTTGATTTATACGAGCCTGACGTAACCGTAGTAGGAGAGTAA